GAGGACCACGGCGCGAAGGTGGCGATCGTCTGGAACAGGACCGTCGACACGATCGCCGAGTTCCCGTCGGATCTGCGGGTCGAGCACATCGTCAGCGTCGATCTGACCGAGGCCATGCCCGCCTCGCAGCGCATGCTGCTGCGGCTGCCCGTCCCGAAGGCCCGGGCTGCCCGCGCGAAGCTCACGGCCGCGCCGAAGACACGACGGGCGCTGCCCTGGAAGAAGCTGGTCGATCACCGCCCGCTCTCGCGTCGCATCGAGGGCCCGACGCTCGATGACACGGCGCTCCTGCAGTACACCAGCGGCACGACCGGCATCCCCAAGGGAGCGATCCTCACGCACGCGAACCTGCGGGCGAATGCGATGCAGGGACGCGCGTGGGTGCCGGGCCTGGTCGACGGCGAGGAGACCTTCTACGGGGTGCTGCCGCTGTTCCACGCCTACGGCATGACGCTCTGCCTGACCTTTGCCATGAGCATCGGGGCGAAGCTGGTGCTCTTCCCGACGTTCGACCTCGGGCTGGTCACGAAGGCGGCGCGCACGAGTCCGCCCACGTTCCTGCCCGCCGTACCGCCGATCTACGACCAGCTCGCCCGTGCGGCGGCGCGTGGCACGATCGACCTGTCGACGGTGCGATTCGCGATCTCCGGGGCGATGAGCCTGCCGGTGGCGACGGTGCAGAAGTGGGAGGAGGCGACCGGCGGTCTCCTGGTCGAGGGCTACGGCATGACCGAGAGCTCGCCCGTCGCCCTCGGGAACCCGATCGGTCCGAGCCGGCGCCCCGGCACCGTCGGAGTGCCGTTCCCCAGCACCGAGATCCGCATCGTCGATCCCGCCGACACCGACGTCGACATGCCTGCGGGCGAGCGCGGCGAGCTGCTGCTGCGCGGTCCCCAGGTCTTCCAGGGGTATTGGCGGCGTCCCGGTGACACCGCCGATGTGTTGCTCGCCGACGGCTGGCTGCGCACCGGCGACATCGCCGAGGTCTCGGCCGACGGGTTCGTCACGATCGTCGATCGCCTCAAGGAGCTCATCATCACCGGCGGCTTCAACGTCTCGCCCACCGAGGTCGAGGACGCACTCGAGGCGCACCCCGATGTGGTCGCCGCGGCCGTGGTCGGCCTGCCCCGCGCGAGCGGAGGCGAGGAGGTCGCCGCCGCGGTGGTGCTGCGAGACGGCGCGACACTCGACGCCGGGGCCCTGCGTGACTTCTGCCGCACCAGGCTCACCCCCTACAAGGTGCCCAAGCGCGTGGTCGCGGTCGACGAGCTGCCGCGGTCGCTCATCGGCAAGGTGCTGCGTCGCCAGGTGCGCGATCGGATGCTCGACGACTGACGCGGACGTTCCGACGGCGGAGCCGCCCGCGGACGGATCCCCTCGCGAGGGCTGGTTTTCTGAAATCGATTTCGCTAGGTTCGGGGCACAGCAACGCTGATCGAGGAGGATCATGCACCGTGTCGCACCGACCCCCGTCCCCACCCCTCCGACCGTCCGTCGGCGCCGCCGTCGTCTCGCCGCGGCCTCCGTCGCGGTCGTCCTCGCACTCGCCGGCTGCTCCGTCGCCGGGGGAGGGGAGCAGTCGGTGAGCGTCGACCCCGATCCCGACCGGCCGTTCGTGCTGGAGGGGGTCTCGAACCTCGCCGAGATCGCGCAGCTCACCGGTCCCGACGCCATGAACGACACCGCAGCGGTCTCGGTCGCCGGCACCGATCTCGGCTCGATGGTGAACCTCGGCGACCGCACGTTCTTCCTCTTCGGCGACACGTTCGGCGAGCGTGATCCCGAGTCGATCGGCGGCCAGGGCGGATTCTGGCGGTCGAACGTCGCGGCCTGGACCACCGACGACGACCCCTCCGACGGCATCGACTTCGAGGGCTGGGTGGAGGACGACATCGGCCTCGCCGCCGCGCTGATCGAGGGCGATCACGACGCGAACGGCGCCGAGGGTGAGGTGACGAAGATCCCCACATACGGATTCACGATCGGCGAGACGATGTACGTGTCGTACATGTCGGTGCGCTTCTGGGGGGAGCCCGGTGCCTGGGATGCCA
The sequence above is a segment of the Microbacterium sp. Root553 genome. Coding sequences within it:
- a CDS encoding long-chain-fatty-acid--CoA ligase, with the protein product MPANSHDSRPWLDSYAAGVPAEIDAPTQTLSEMISASVATYGRRPALEFFGAVTTYRELGDRILRAAEGLRRLGVSRGDRVALVLPNCPQHVIAFYAALRLGAVVVEHNPLYTARELRHQFEDHGAKVAIVWNRTVDTIAEFPSDLRVEHIVSVDLTEAMPASQRMLLRLPVPKARAARAKLTAAPKTRRALPWKKLVDHRPLSRRIEGPTLDDTALLQYTSGTTGIPKGAILTHANLRANAMQGRAWVPGLVDGEETFYGVLPLFHAYGMTLCLTFAMSIGAKLVLFPTFDLGLVTKAARTSPPTFLPAVPPIYDQLARAAARGTIDLSTVRFAISGAMSLPVATVQKWEEATGGLLVEGYGMTESSPVALGNPIGPSRRPGTVGVPFPSTEIRIVDPADTDVDMPAGERGELLLRGPQVFQGYWRRPGDTADVLLADGWLRTGDIAEVSADGFVTIVDRLKELIITGGFNVSPTEVEDALEAHPDVVAAAVVGLPRASGGEEVAAAVVLRDGATLDAGALRDFCRTRLTPYKVPKRVVAVDELPRSLIGKVLRRQVRDRMLDD
- a CDS encoding DUF4185 domain-containing protein produces the protein MHRVAPTPVPTPPTVRRRRRRLAAASVAVVLALAGCSVAGGGEQSVSVDPDPDRPFVLEGVSNLAEIAQLTGPDAMNDTAAVSVAGTDLGSMVNLGDRTFFLFGDTFGERDPESIGGQGGFWRSNVAAWTTDDDPSDGIDFEGWVEDDIGLAAALIEGDHDANGAEGEVTKIPTYGFTIGETMYVSYMSVRFWGEPGAWDANRAALIVSRDGGESWQPVEGVEWPGDSNFVQVATARVSEGGTDWIYFWSIPSGRFGSVHLMRVEATEDAVEDQSAYSYFAGTEGETPRWSSDMADAATVVEGTIGELSVMWSTYLERWIMTYSDAGNAYIREGITPWGPWGEPLELVSGSDYEGLYSPYLNPRYVTEDGRRIHFTLSLWGPYNVFWFSADLDRVD